DNA from Prevotella melaninogenica:
ATGCTCAGTATAGCCACATTTAGGACAGGTAATTCCTACTTCTTCTCGAATCTGACGAAAATAGTCTATACAGCTTTCTTCGTCAGGAAATTTTTGAAAGAAATCTTTAAGTAACATTAAGTTCATCGTTTCTTGCAAAAGAAATTGAATTACAGATGTTTATAAAGAAAGATTGCCTAAATTAACATTCTTTAGTCCTAACAAATGTTAATATCTTATATTATAGTTTCTCCACTTTATATCAGATGTGTAATTTGCGGTACAATCATATAAGGGGGTATGTGACTTCTTTCCATAACAGTACCCTTTGTTAGGAGAGTACGACAACCACAAGTCTTACATTGAAATGCTTTTCTACCATCTAACCATTTGTGCTCAGTATAGCCACATTTAGGACAGGTAATTCCTACATCTTCCCGAATCTGACGAAAATAGTCTATACAGCTTTCTTCGTCAGGAAATGTTTGAAAGAAATCTTTAAGTAACATTAAGTTCATCATTTCTTGCAAAAGAAATTGAATTACAGATGTTTATAAAGAAAGATTGTTTAAATTAACATTCTTTAGTCCTAACATCACCACACAGAAAAAAATCATTACATAATTTCAGATAAAACCTCTATAAATAACAACAAAAACACATATCAAAAGCAGGTTTGTAACTAAAAGAAAATCAGTTGGTTACAAAGTAGCACAAGAAAAGATGCTCAATTGGACTTCAAAAGGGCGTTAGTTAGACCTCAAAAGGGCATCTTTTGCAAGCCTATTAGGCGTCTTTTAGAAGCCAAAAGAGTATGTATCGACTTTAAAGCATATAAAAAATAGTTTACAAAACCAATGACATGAAAATACGTTATTTGTAAAAAACGCTCATATAGCATAACTGATAGATTCACCAGTTTGCTATATGAGCGTTAGGCGTATGTTATAAAAGACTTACTTAGCTTTCACTTCTTCAGCAACAGCCTTTACAGCTTTTTTAGCAGAAGTTTTCTTTACAGGTTTCTTTGCTGCAGTCTTTGATGTAGTAGCCTTCTTCGCTGACGATTTCTTCTCTAACTGCGCACGAAGTTTATCACCTTCAACTTCCAATTTGTCAACCTTTGCTTGAAGATTACTAATATCATTAGTTCTCATTTCAATCTCATCGCCCTGGTTGCGGATAGTGGTAAGCAAGCTATTCAACTCCTCATTATCAATATCAGCAGGATAAAGCGTATTGACACGATTCAAGAAGTCGCCAAGAATATTCATATAATTGGTGAAGGCATCAAATGGACTATCATAGATACCACGATCCATTCCAACACGTGAAGGTTTGGTTGACATAAAACGGAAGTTATCACTTGCCTGCAAATAGTCCCAGTCTTGATTGATACGTGGGTCGTTAGCAATACGTACACGATCAGCAATACTATACAACTTGTTAAAAGCTTCACGCTGCATTGGATTACCCAACCATGTGCTGACATCACGTTCTTCATCCATCCAACTCAAGGTATCTGGCACATAGAGATTGTCAACACTCTTCAATTTCATGCAAATTTCAGTTGGAGTAGAGAAGGTAATACCCTGCTGCTTAGCACAAACTGGTAACGCTTTGAAGAACTCAAGAATATTACTTGACAATGGCTGTTCTATACCAAGTGCTGAAAGGTTCATAAAGATACCGATTACCTGCTCTTCATCTGGGAGTGCTGCAATCTGTGCCATATATGTATCAGCAAACAATGGATAGCCATCCCAATCTGAATTATTGAAACGCAATGAGATATCATCACTCAACTTCACATCACGCAACAGAAGTTTTAAGTTAGGAGCAAGAGCACAGTTATATACATAATGTGGACTCTTCCAACCCAAGACATGTTTTGCACCCTCTGTCAACATTCCCTTAAAGCCCATCTGAGAAGCTATCAAACCAATATCGTCACTATAAATAAGTGATGAGTTACGTAATATCTTTGGTGTCTGACCAAAGTATTCCTTAATCTTCTGAGCCTGACGCTTTACTTCAGACTTAAAGCTTTCCTCATTAGCTAATGATGCTAAACCATGAGAGTAAGGTTCTGCAAGAAATTCTACACAGCCTGTATTATTCAGTTCTTGCAGTTTGTCAAGCACCTGTGGAGCATGCATTTCAAGTTGCTCAATACCCACACCCGAAAGAGAGAAGGCTACCTTAAATGCTTTCCCATTGTCTTTAATCATCTGCAACAGCGTATCCAATGCTGGCATATAGCTTCTCTCAGCGATTTCTGATACAGAACGTTCGTTCTCAAAATCGTCATAATAATAATGGTCGGTACCAATATCAAAGAAGCGGTAACGTTTCAGATGAATTACCTGGTGTATCTCGAAATATAAACAGATTGTTTTCATTATCTTTTTGTTTTAGTTTTAAAAAGGTTATTAGTACTCTCATGGCTTTTATTGCCAACCCAAGGTACGAAGGTAAAGTTCACGAATCCACGCACCAACCTTCTCCCATGTTATCTGGTCCACTTCCCGCTTACCCTCTACAGAGAGATAATCGAAGAGGCTCTCATTATGACAAATGGAGTAAATAGCATCAGCAAGCGCATGAATATCCCAATAGTCTACCTTGATACAGTTGTTAAGAATTTCTGCACAACCGCTCTGTTTTGAAATGATACTCGGTGTACCACATTGCATTGCCTCCAAAGGAGAGATACCAAAAGGCTCACTGACAGACGGCATAACATAGACATCAGAGGCCTTCAAACACTCGTAAACCTGCTTCCCACGCATAAAACCAGGGAAATGGAAACGGTCCGCAATACCTCTTTCAGCAGCAAGATAAATCATCTGATCCATCATATCCCCTGAGCCTGCCATACAGAAACGAACGTTACGTGTACGATGTAACACCATATTGGCGGCCTCGACAAAGTATTCTGGCCCTTTCTGCATCGTCAAACGACCAAGAAAAGTAACAATCTTCTCCTTACCCTTATGGTCAGGACGTGGGATATCAACAATCTCCTGTGACAAAGGATAAACGGCATTATGAACCGTAAACACTTTACGTGGATCCTGATGATACTGATTAATTACCGTCTGGCGTGTAAGTTCTGACACACACATAATGCAATCAGCATTATCCATACCATCCTTTTCTATACCATATACGGTTGGATTAACCTTACCACGTGAACGGTCGAAGTCGGTTGCATGTACATGAATACACAAAGGCTTACCTGACACACGCTTGGCATGAATACCAGCAGGATAAGTCAACCAGTCATGTGCATGAATAATATCGAAATCATATGTACGTGCAACAACACCAGCAATAATCGAATAATTATTAATTTCCTCGTGCAGATTGGAAGGATAACCTCCAGCAAAATCCATTGCACCAAGGTCGTTGACGTTCATATAATTGAAGTCGGCATAAATATGCTCACGCAACTTGTAGTAAAGTTCTGGTGACATAATATTGCCAAGACGACTCTTTACATAATCATAACCCAATTCACGATAAGCGATAGGCACATGATTCATTGCTACAATCTCAGCATAAGTATGGTCTTCATCACCAAAAGGATGTGGCAAACAGAGAATCGTCTCAACATCACCCTGTGCATGCAGACCTTCTGAAATACCAAAGTTAGCAGTTGCTAAACCACCATATACATGAGGAGGATACTCCCATCCAAACATTAAAACTTTCATACCGGTTCCTCCTCTTAAAATTTATACTTTTCAAGTAATTCTAACGTACGAAGCACCTCAGCTACGTTCATGGCAAAGGAGATAGCCCCACGTCCATTAAACGGTGGATTACCGTCGAAGAGTTCGGGTAGTGTACTAAGACAATGATTAATCATCTCATCTTCATAACCTACTAACTGACGTTCTACAAAGCTCAGACGTGTCTGCTTATAAAGCTTCAAGCAGGCCTCAAGATAGAAGCCACCCAACCATGGCCAAGCTGTTCCTTGATGATAGGCAAGGTCACGCTGACTCTGTGGGCCAGTGTACATCGGGTTATATCCGCCACTCTTTGGAGAAAGCGAACGTAGTCCCTTTGGTGTGAGTAGCTCTCGTGTACAAACATCTAAGACTCCCCTCCTCTGCTTTTGGTCAAGTGGAGAATAATCAAGTGCTACAGCAAACACCATATTAGGGCGTACACTCCAGTCAACCATTCTACCATCAACATAGTCATAAAGGTAGCCATACTCATTGAGGAATGTTTCAACAAATGAAACCTTACATTTCTCTGCAAGTGCATCAAGTTCGTTTGCACGCTCCTCATTGCCACTCTCCATCTCCATTGCGGCTGTAAAGCGTAGTACATTGTACCAAAGCGCATTAAACTCTACGATATACCCAGAGCGTGGAACAACTGGTTGACCATTATTCATGGAGTTCATCCATGTTATCGCCTCTCCCTTTGCATCAGCATAGAGCAATCCATTCGTATCTAAAGTGAGGTTTGGATGCTTACTTGCTAAGAGATAATCAACGATATCACGAATCAAACCCATGTAGAGTTTTCTACAACGCTCCTTACCAGCCTCCTTTGCATACTGCTGGATTGACCACACACACCAAAGAGGAACGTCTGGTTTATCCATCTCGTATATCTTCACGCTGAGCGGCTTACCTTCCATAAACTCACGTAATCCCTTTGCAGCTGTCTCCATTACCAGTTCGAAGTAATCTTGTTCTTCGATACTCAAAGTAAGTCCTGGTAAAGCAATAAACTGGTCACGAGCACGACACTTGAACCAAGGATAGCCTGCAAGAATATAACGCTCATCGTTCTTTGTACGATTATGGAACTGATGAGCAGCATTGACAAGGCAATGGAAGAAGTTATCACGTGGACTACGTGACTCCACTTCCTTGTCAAACAGATTCTTCAAAGTTGATGTACGACATTCTGCCGTTGATGCTGCAAAGACAA
Protein-coding regions in this window:
- a CDS encoding glycogen debranching enzyme N-terminal domain-containing protein, with product MSYLKFEKALMTNLQDSLPRELLRTNRSGAYSCSTIVDCNTRKYHGLLVVPVPELDDENHVLLSSLDPTVIQHGASFNLGLHKYQGNNFSPQGHKYIREFDCDTVPTTLYRVGGVLLKKEVVFQHYEDRILIRYTLLEAHSKTTLQFRPFLAFRSVRQFTHENGAANRSYEVVDNGISMCMYAGYPSLFMQFSKKNEFHFEPYWYRGLEYPKEQERGYASNEDLYVPGFFEMNISKGESIVFAASTAECRTSTLKNLFDKEVESRSPRDNFFHCLVNAAHQFHNRTKNDERYILAGYPWFKCRARDQFIALPGLTLSIEEQDYFELVMETAAKGLREFMEGKPLSVKIYEMDKPDVPLWCVWSIQQYAKEAGKERCRKLYMGLIRDIVDYLLASKHPNLTLDTNGLLYADAKGEAITWMNSMNNGQPVVPRSGYIVEFNALWYNVLRFTAAMEMESGNEERANELDALAEKCKVSFVETFLNEYGYLYDYVDGRMVDWSVRPNMVFAVALDYSPLDQKQRRGVLDVCTRELLTPKGLRSLSPKSGGYNPMYTGPQSQRDLAYHQGTAWPWLGGFYLEACLKLYKQTRLSFVERQLVGYEDEMINHCLSTLPELFDGNPPFNGRGAISFAMNVAEVLRTLELLEKYKF
- a CDS encoding glycosyltransferase family 4 protein is translated as MKVLMFGWEYPPHVYGGLATANFGISEGLHAQGDVETILCLPHPFGDEDHTYAEIVAMNHVPIAYRELGYDYVKSRLGNIMSPELYYKLREHIYADFNYMNVNDLGAMDFAGGYPSNLHEEINNYSIIAGVVARTYDFDIIHAHDWLTYPAGIHAKRVSGKPLCIHVHATDFDRSRGKVNPTVYGIEKDGMDNADCIMCVSELTRQTVINQYHQDPRKVFTVHNAVYPLSQEIVDIPRPDHKGKEKIVTFLGRLTMQKGPEYFVEAANMVLHRTRNVRFCMAGSGDMMDQMIYLAAERGIADRFHFPGFMRGKQVYECLKASDVYVMPSVSEPFGISPLEAMQCGTPSIISKQSGCAEILNNCIKVDYWDIHALADAIYSICHNESLFDYLSVEGKREVDQITWEKVGAWIRELYLRTLGWQ
- a CDS encoding alpha-amylase gives rise to the protein MKTICLYFEIHQVIHLKRYRFFDIGTDHYYYDDFENERSVSEIAERSYMPALDTLLQMIKDNGKAFKVAFSLSGVGIEQLEMHAPQVLDKLQELNNTGCVEFLAEPYSHGLASLANEESFKSEVKRQAQKIKEYFGQTPKILRNSSLIYSDDIGLIASQMGFKGMLTEGAKHVLGWKSPHYVYNCALAPNLKLLLRDVKLSDDISLRFNNSDWDGYPLFADTYMAQIAALPDEEQVIGIFMNLSALGIEQPLSSNILEFFKALPVCAKQQGITFSTPTEICMKLKSVDNLYVPDTLSWMDEERDVSTWLGNPMQREAFNKLYSIADRVRIANDPRINQDWDYLQASDNFRFMSTKPSRVGMDRGIYDSPFDAFTNYMNILGDFLNRVNTLYPADIDNEELNSLLTTIRNQGDEIEMRTNDISNLQAKVDKLEVEGDKLRAQLEKKSSAKKATTSKTAAKKPVKKTSAKKAVKAVAEEVKAK